In the Bacteroidota bacterium genome, TAATCATAGGGAAGATAAATGTCATGAATATGTACAATTACTCCTTTTTTTAACCTGGGTAACAATTCTAAGAAACAAACGGTTACATCAGAATTTGGAAAACAACGGTGAGAATTATCAATAAAAAGCATATCGTTCTCATTAAGGCTATCCACAATAAAATCCAGATTACTGATGCTCTCAACGGGTTGCCGGATTACTTTATCTGCCAGATGATCAATATGTGCCCTTGGATAAGGATCAATTGAGGTTATTTTGGTGTTAAGCTGGTTATCCAGTATACTTTTTCTTGCAACTTTAGTTGAGTTTCCAGAACCTATTTCAATATATTGAGCTGGTTTTTTCCTGGCAATTAAACCATATAAACCAATAATATCAAGCCCGGGTAAAAAACCATTATTCCAGGCAGGTTTATTTTCATCCCTTTCCTTACTTGAATCATTAATTTTAAAAAAAACCTCTTTTAATCCACAAAAGAAATTTAAATTATTTTCATATTCCTGCCTGTTGGAATTAATACTGTCATAAAGAAGTTTGTGAGGAGCTTTTCCATGCCCATACCGTGGCTTGGAATCAACTTTATAATCAAGGTGTATGGATTGGAACCTGGAGGATAGAAAATGATAAGCTGCCTTTAATTTACTCATGCTTTATTATTTATTTTTCTTTGAAATTATATTTTTTAAAATACAATAAAAAGGATTGATGTTAGGACTATTTCCAAATGGAAACTTCTTCCAGATGAATTTTATTTTTAAAGAAAAAACGAGTGCTTTGTTCAAATGAATCAGTAAAATCAGAAACATAAAAATGATGGTTCAGGTTTTTTCCCTGATTAAGCATTTTTTTTTCTGCTAAATTTTTTTTTACATGCTGTGCTACAATTTCCGCTGAATCTAAAATATTTACATTCTTTTTATAAAACTCTTCAATCTCTTGTTTTATTAAAGGATAATGTGTGCAAGCAAGAATAAGGGAATCGATATTTTTTAATTTAGCTTTACTCAGGTAGGAGTTAATTATGCTTTTGCTGATTTTATTATTGAACAGCCCCTCCTCGATCATTGGCGCAAGTAAAGGAGTTGCAAGGGAGGCCACTTTAATATTTTGATTCACCTGATTTATTTTAGTGGCATAAACGTTTGATTTAATTGTTCCTTTGGTTCCAATTACACCAATTGAGCCAGCTCCGGAAGCAGTAACTTTTTCAACTACCGGATCAATAACATTAAAAACAATGGCTTTATCTGCTACAAAATCCTTAACTGTTTCATAAGCCTGAGAGGAAGCAGTATTGCATGCAATTACTATTGCCTTACAATTATTGTCAATTAGGAATTTAGCAATTCTTATGCTATAGTATTTAATAGAATCCGGGGATTTGTCACCATAAGGAAAGTGAGCAGTGTCGCCAAAATAAATAAGTTGTTCATTGGGTAGTATTTTATTTATGGCGTTTGCTACAGTAAGTCCCCCAATACCTGAATCGAATATTCCAATTGGTTGTTTTGAATTTGTTGTTCTCAAGGCCTAAAAATGAATAAAAAAAAATCCCGGAAGAAATTCCGGGATCAAAAATAAGAGCTTTTTTATTTAATGCCCATTTTCTTTTTCACCAGGGGCAAAATATCGTCTGATTCTGGAGAGTACAGTAACATTCCTGCTCCTGAGTCAAACACATAGGTGTACTTGTTTTCTTTTGCCACCTCATTGATTGCAGCTTTAGCTTTTTCGATCATTGGCTGAAGAAGGTCGTTTTCCTTTTTCTGAAGATCTTCCTGTGCAGTTGTTTGAAAATCTTTAATTCTGCTTTCAAGATCAGTGATTTCTTTCACTTTTGTCTTTTTAATAGCATCGGATAACATAGCCTCTTTTGATTGGTAATCCTGTACTTTAGATTCCCATTCAGCATTCATTGTCTTCAATTGGCTTTCAAGTTGCTTTGCATAGTCTTGAATGGAAGTTTCAGCTGTTTTTCTTTCAGGCATGGCCAATAATAATTCATTAGAATCAACATGTCCAAATTTTTGGGCTATGGCCTCTAGTGAAAAAGCAGCAGTTGCTAGTACTATCGCCAGTGTTAAAATTTTTTTCATTCTTTGTAAATGGTTTAAGGTTAATTTGAGGGTTAATTTATAAATTTTTATTTAACTGCATCCAGAATTTCATCACTTTTGTCAAATTTGGGATTCGTATATAACATAGTCAGAGATCCAGCCTTATCAAATACTACCATTAATCTTTCCTTGGTTGCAAGTTCCTGAATTGCATTGTAAACTTTGTCCTGAACTGGTTTTACTAGTTCCTGTCGCTTTTTAAACAGGTCTCCGTCCACACCGAAACGTTGTTTTTGGAGTTCTTTGGCTTCCTTTTCTTTTGTGATGATTTCATTTTCACGCTTTTTTCTCATTTCTTCAGTCAAAAGGATTTGCTCTGCCTGATATGCTTTGTAAAGCTTATCAATTTCAGTGTATTTTGCTTCAATTTCTTTTTGCCATTGAACTGAGATCATATCCAGTTGCTTTTGAGCGGAGTTATAATCGGGCAATTTGGCAAGAATGTATTCAGTATCCACAAAAGCGAATTTTTGTGCGAATGTAACAGTTGAACAGGCCACTAAAAAAGTGAGAACTAAAGCTGTTTTTTTTATTGAATTTTTCATATCCTTTGAACGTTTTTAATTAATGATAAATTATTGGATGGGTAAAAAAGTGCGTAAAAACATCCCATTTCTGGGGCGAAAATAAGCAAATTTTCTACAACTCTCCAAGATTCATACCAATTGTGAAATGAAACTGTCCCTGAGGCTTTCCGGTAACAGGATTTAATCCTGAATTAGGTGCCTGATCAAAGCCCCAGCCGTAATCAAGACCAAATAAACCGAACATAGGAAGGAATATTCTAACACCCACCCCAGCAGATCTTTTCACATCAAAAGGATCAAACTTTTTAAATGTTGTCCATGTATTTCCAGCCTCAGCAAAACCAAGAGCATAAACAGTGGCACTTGGATTCAGGGAAATAGGGTATCTTAATTCCATTGTGTATTTGCTAATGATTGTACCCCCGGTTCTAGGGGAAAGGTCTTGTTCTTCATAACCTCTTAATGCGATAATCTCCCTTCCATCAAGAGCAAATCCGGTTAATCCACTACCCCCAAGGTAAAATCGTTCAAAAGGAGCAGAACCTATCTGGTCGTTGTAATGACCAAGGAAACCAAAACCAGCCTTAGTATTCAAAACCAGCTTAGGAGCAAGTTCGGTAAACCAGGATGTTGTAAATTTCCATTTATGGTATTCCGCCCATTTGTACCTTTCTTCAGCAGACAGGGTAGAATAGTCAATGGGACCACCAGCTGAATCCCTTGCAAACAATGAGTATGGAGGCGTTAACTGTAATGAAAATGATGTTTGTGAACCTCTTCTTGGATAAATCGGCTGATCAATGGAATTTCTTTGAAGAACAACTTTAAAACTCAGGTTATTGGATGTTCCGTTACTAAAAATAAATTGCTGCCAGTTATTCATAGTATAATGCTGATAGGTAAGTTCACGATAAAGGGTGAAAAAATCATCAGGCCACTGGAGGCGACTTCCCAAACCAACTGAAACACCGGAAATGGTAATACCTTGTCTTAAAACGTTAGGTATTTTCTCTCCGTCAGTTTTTATAAAACGTGTCTGACCATTGGATTGTATGGAGTGGTAAGCGCTAACAGATAATGCATTAGGCTTTCTTCCACCAAGCCAAGGCTCAGTAAATGAAGCATTGTAGGATTGAAACCACAATCCATTGGTTTGCCCTCTTAGGCTAAGCTTTTGCCCGTCACCAGAGGGAAGTGGTCTCCAGGCATTTTTATTGAAAATATTTCTTGCAGAAAAGTTATTAAAAGAAACACCAAGTGTACCTACAACGCGCCCTGCACCCCAGCCTCCTGATAGTTCTATTTGATCAGATGGTTTCTCCTCCACAACATATTCAATATCAACGGTACCTTCTGCAGGATTTGGTGTTGGATTTACCCCAAGTGATTCCGGATTGAAATACCCCAGCTGAGAGAGTTCTCTTTGTGATCTTATTACATCGGCTCTGCTAAATAACTGTCCTGGCTTTGTCCTGATTTCACGCATGATAACATGATCATTGGTTTTGGTATTACCAACCACAGTAACTTTATTGATAGTAGCCTGTTTCCCTTCATAAATTCTCATTTCAATATCAATGGAATCTCCCTCAACCATCACTTCTACTGGTGTTACAGAGAAAAACAAATAACCATCATCCATATATAGCGAAGTAATATCTCTTCCATTTGGATTCATGTACAACCTAGACTCAAGAACGGATTGGTCAAAAATATCTCCTTTTTTTATTCCAAGTATTGCATCAAGGGCCTTATTGCTGTATTTAGTATTTCCCATCCAAACAATGTTTCTAAAATAGTATTGATTACCCTCGCTGATGGTTAGTTCAATATTTAGTAGTTTATCACTTACCCTGTATACAGTATCTTTAGTAAATTGAGCATCACGATATCCTTTAGCATTGTATTTAGCAATTACTTTCAATAAATCCTTTTCCAGGTTTTCTTCAAGAAACTTTGAGGTTTTTAAAATGTTATACCAGCGTTTTTGCTTTGTGTCTTTTAGGTTCCTTCTGATTTTATTATCGGTAAAAGCTTCATTACCATGAATTATAATTTCACCAATTTTAACTTTGTTGTTTTTTTCCACATCAATTATAAGAATAACATTGTTTTTCAGGGTTGTATCCGTTACCTCCTGAATATTAACTTCTACATTGTAAAAGCCTTTTTCAACAAAATATTCTTTAACTGTATTCTTTGTTGTTGCTAGCAAATTAGGTGTAACCACATTGCCTTTTATGAGTTTAATTTTTTCTCTTAAATTATCCGCTTCCGTTTTTCTTACGCCCTTAAAAGAGAATTTAGAAAGCCGTGGCCTTTCTTCGAGTTCAATTTCAAGAAAAATAATATTGTTTTGAATATTGGTTGCACTTATTTTAACATCAGAGAAAAGACCTTGCTCCCATAAGGTTTCAATTGCAATTGCTGTTTTTTCACCGGGGATAGATATTTTCTCACCTACTACTAATCCTGAAAGTAAAATGAGAACATTTTTATCCAAATGTTCCACTCCCTTAATGGTTATACCACCAATTTCGTATTCTTGAGGGTTTTCGTAATTAATATCCTCATAATCCCCTAAAGGCAACTGCGCAAAAGCCCCGGAAACCAGGACAAGGAATAAAAAAATAATAGTAAATATGCTCTTATGCATTTGAAAATTTTTGTGTAAATTTAAATTAAACTTTTTGTGAATTGCTTTTTATTTGTTCACTTGTTTTACCGAATCTTCTTTCTCGCTTTTGAAAATCAGCAATAGCAAGCAAAAAATCATTTTTCCTGAAATCTGGCCATAATTTTTGTGTAAAATATAATTCGGAGTAAGATATCTGCCACATTAAAAAATTACTGATCCTTAATTCTCCGCTTGTTCTAATTAAAAGTTCAGGATCTGGTATTCCTGCAGTACATAGATGTTTATTAATTATATCCTCGCTAATGTCTTCAGGGCTTAATTCTCCTGTTTGCACCTTGGCAGTGATTTTTTTAACTGCTTGTGTAATTTCCCATCTTGAACTATAACTTAGAGCAAGCACAAGAGTCATTTGAGTATTTGAGGCGGTTTTTTCCATGGCATCATTCAGTTCTTTAAAACATTTTGAAGGGAGACTACTTAAATCACCTATTGCCATTAACCTTATATTGTTTTTCATTAAAGTAGCCGTTTCTTTATTAATTGTAGAAATCAGCAACTCCATTAAAGCATTTACTTCAAATTTAGGCCGATTCCAGTTTTCTGTGGAAAAGGCATATAAAGTTAAATATTTAACACCAATTTCTGCAGCAGTTTCCACAGTTTCTTTCACAGAGCCAACACCGTTAGAATGGCCAAACATTCTTAATTTTCCTTTTTGTTTGGCCCATCGTCCATTTCCATCCATGATAATTGCAACATGAACAGGAATATTTTCTTCTCTTGTTTTTTCTTTAAAAGTCATTTCTCAATTTATAGAACTGCCGCAAAAGTAATTTATTATTATTTGTAAGCAGGACATTTTGCTATTTTAGGTCCAATTTTATATGTTAACATAATTCCAGCCAGGGAATACCAGTCTTTTGTTTTTGAATTTCCTCTCTGCAAACCCGAATTTGGGTAAGTAGTACTAACATCATCTAAATAATCGGTGGATGTTTTTCGAAAACCCCATTCAATACCTAAACCAACACGATTAGCCAGGGAGATTTTAAGTCCTATTCCAAAAGGAAAAGCAAGTTGGGTTAATGCATATGCACTTTTTCCTGGTGAAGCACCTTGTCCTTCGGTAGACATTGGCCTTAGATCAACCAATGTATTGTTGATATATGCCTGTGGATTGAATCTAAAAACAGAAATTCCGGCAAAAATGTAAGGTGAAAAAGGATAGTTAGGATCTCCCAAGTCATAGGGAAGAAAATTAAATTCAATTTGCCCGGAGAGTTCAATAATCTTTGTCCGGAAGTTAAGATTACGTGCTCTTTGAACAGGATTATTGCTGTCGCTGTCATAAGCCTCTAGATTTCCATAGACAAGATTTGATTTTAAAGCATACCTTGGATTAAGAAGCTTTCGGTAAATAAGGCCAAATGCGGGTTTTGTTCTGTAGAACAACTTATTGGGGTTTAAATCACCCATATAAAATGAACCACCACCAAAAACCCCTAATTCTGATCCTTGTGAAAATCCTGTTAATACAGTAGCAAAAATAAAAAAAAGCAAGAAACTTAATCTTTTCATTAATGGTTTTTAAGTTTAAAAAAACTTAGGCAAAATTAATACCGTAGTAACGGAAAAAGGAAAAGTTAATTATATCAGAACAAAAGGGGTGTGAGAACAGCATTAAAACAGGAATATTAATTTCTCAGGTCAAGCCCCCACATGAGCTTATTGCGTAGAGTTGTCAAAAAATCATGTCCTGAGAGTCTGATTAAATTAACCTTGAATTTTTCTTCGCTAATGGTAAGTTCTTCGGTAGAATTAACTGTTTCAGTTCTTGAATCAAGGGCAACAAGATATTTCTTGCTCCTGCCTTCGAATTTCAGGGTAATGGTATTGTTGGCAGGCAACACTATTGGCCGAACATTTAGGTTATGAGGGGCAATAGGAGTAATAATAAAATTTTCAGAGCCCGGAATAATGATAGGCCCTCCGCAACTTAAAGAATATGCGGTTGATCCTGTAGGGGTGGAAACTATTAATCCATCGGCCCAATAGGAGTTCAGGTAATTCCCGTTGATATAGGCATGAATGGTCATCATGGAAGCTGAATCTTTTTTATGAATGGTAAGTTCATTCAGGGCAAAATTCAAATTTCCAAATAAATTGCTTTTTGTTTGCAGTCTTAGCAGGTTTCTTTCATCCAAAGTATACTCTTTGTTTATCAAAGCATTAATTGCTGTTTCCGTTTCATTCATGGATACTGTAGATAAAAAACCAAGCCTTCCGGTATTAAAACCAATAACAGGCACTTTTGAATCTCTTATAAAAGTTACGGTGTCCAACAAAGTTCCATCTCCACCTATACTCAAAATGAAATCAATTTCTGTGGTAATTTGAGTATAATGGTTAAAAGTTGCGTAGTTGGGAATATTCTTTATTTTTTCTTTTAGAAAATCATTGAACTTTTCAAACACAACTAATTCTACTCCTTTTTTTTCGAGTATATTGAAAATAAACTGAATAGCCTGATCGTACTTTTCATTGAACTCTCTTCCGTATATGGCAATTCTCATCCTGGTAAATTATAATGCAGCAGCAAAATTGATAAAAAAACCTCGTTCTCCCAACTTATTGAAGGAATATTCTAACCGAAGCACCTGATCGTAATACGTTACCCAATCTAATCCCAGCCCATAACCAAAAAGTGCCTGATTGGAAAGAGGATTGTGCTGAAAGTACAGTTTGTCCTGCACATAACCAGCATCGGCAAACAAATTAAGGTAAATTGCATAATGAAATGCACTGAATTTTTTACTTTTAATAAAATCAAAATTTTTAACCACCGGTTTTACGAGCTGATATTTAATGTTAGTTCTTGCCATGGCCCAACTTTGCCCGTCAATTACATAATATTCATAGCCCCTAACCTGTTCATCATAATAACCCAATCCACGCTGAACATAATAAGGCTGGTTATCGGTAATAGAAAATTTGCTTTTACCTGAGGCTGCAAAATAAAATACATCGCTTATTTTCCAGAACTTTTTTAAAGCACCGGTAAAAAAAACAACATCTTCGGAACCAGGAAGCATACTGTTTCCAATTTTCACAGCTTCAATATCAAAATAATAACCCTTTAAAGCGTAAGGCTTAAAATCTCTTCTATCCCTTTTAAATTTATAGGAAAGGGTAAAAAAGCGCGTTTCTGTAAGATTATCAGTAAAATAATCATCTGAGATTATTGTAAGTGAATCATCAATAAAGGCGGCATTGTATTTTAGGTAAACCGAATTGCTGTTATAGATTCGTCCTCTGTAGGTTAGCATTAATTTGGCATAAAATTCCTCACGAGCAACACTACCGGGTTCAGAAAAGAATACTCTTTTATTTTCAATAGTTTTATACGCAATTTCGTGGTTTTGAAAATAGCTTAAGGTCGCCTCCATGCCCAAAGTCTGCTTCTGATTTAAATAGGGAATGCTGTATTGGACTGCATATTGATTGGTATAACCTGTTTGAACCTTAAATCTGAGGGTTTCTTTCCTTCCCCGGAAATTTCCGCGCTCCACATACAACCCGTAATTTACTCTTTTGAAATCTCTGGTAAGCCACCAGGTATTAAAATTTGTTTCAGCAAGTTCTACAATTGGAATTGGCCAGGTGTACCATCTCTCAATAAGATCGATCCGAACTTTTAGTAAATCACCATCAATTTCAGGAACAATGGTAACGAAATTAAAAAGACCTGTATTTAATAAGTTTTGTCTTGCCCTGATTAAATTAGTACTCAACATTCCCTTTTCAATTGTATCTCCAAGTGAAAAGGGAATTTCGCGTAAAACTATTCGTTCACGTGTTATTTTATTTCCAAGAATTATTATTTCTGATACGCTAAGAGAAGACTTGTTTTTTACTGTGTCCAGAAGTTCAATTCCAGGTGCCTTAATGGAATCGGAATTAATAGAATTTTCTTGTCCGAAAATTGAAGTAAACAGAACTGCAGAAAAAACAAACAGTATAAAAAGCAGCCTTTGGAGCACTTTTATACGTTCAGGTAGTTCATAAAAGAATCATAACGGTCTTTCATTTCATCGATAAATTCACTTTGGTGGAAGGAAGCCTGAATTGTATAATTATACCTTATAAAGGTTTGCAAAATAGCAGAAAGATCTGTCCGGTTTATTTTCAATGTAACTTCTAACTTATTTGAATCGACAGAAGAAGTAATATAACTGCTTAAAATTTTACCATCATTACCCTCTACAATTCTTGCTATTTCGCTAAGGGTAAAATCATTAGGATTCATTTCCAAAACTACAATTCCCCCAGGATCCTTAATAGCAGACATTTCGGCAAAAGATTTAATTAACTGGTTCATGGAAATGGTCCCCAAAAAACGATTATCCTTATCAAGTACCGGTAACAAAGTAAGATTTAATTTGTAAATTAATTTAATTACCTCATAAATATGCTCATTTTCATATACAAAAGGTCTTGAAAGTGATAAGTTATGCGTACCAATTGCCTCTTCTGGGGCATTCATGTCTAAAATATCGGCATCGGAAATCATACCCAAAAAATCAACATTATTGACTATAGGCATGTGAGAAACCTTAAACTCTTCCATCCATGTAAGAGCTTTAAGCCCTGTATCGGAGGTTTTAAGCGGTGGAATATCGTGGGTTATTAAGTTTTTAGCAAGCATCAATTAGGGTATAAAATGAAAAGCCAAGAAACAAGCATTGTTTTTCTTTAAATTATTTTTAACGTTAACAGCATAGTTTATATTACAAAAATACTATTTTTTTTAGCTTTGCAGAATATATGTATATTATGACTAAACTGAGTGTAAATATTAATAAAATAGCGACTTTAAGAAATTCAAGGGGAGGCAATTATCCGAATGTTTTAAAAGTAGCAGTTGATTGCGAACAATTTGGAGCTCAAGGAATAACTGTTCATCCTCGTCCGGATGAGCGACATATACGATACCAGGATGTACTGGATTTAAAACCCCTGGTAAAAACCGAATTTAATGTTGAGGGCTATCCTTCAAAAGATTTCATGGATCTTGTATTAAAGGTAAAACCTGTGCAGGTTACCTTGGTTCCTGATCCTCCAGAAGCACTAACTTCAAATGCTGGTTGGAATACTGTGAAACACAAGGATTTTTTAAAAGAAATAATAAGCGAATTAAAAAACAAGGGAATACGAACTTCCATTTTCATTGATACTGATTTAAGCAATATAAATAATGCATCACTAACTGGAACCGATCGTATTGAACTGTATACAGAAGCCTATGCCAAGGATTTTGCCAATGATCCTTCAAAAGCCATTTCACCCTATATTATCGCTGCCAGAAATGCCATTGAAGATGGATTGGGAATAAATGCGGGACATGATTTGAATTTAAAAAACCTTAATTATTTCGCAAGTAATATACCTGGTCTTCTTGAAGTATCAATTGGCCATGCACTAATTTGCGATTCCTTATATTTGGGCCTTGAAAACACCATACAATTGTATTTAAGGCAGTTAATTGTAAAATCTTAATTTATAGCAACGCATGCTATTTGAGGTTAATAAAATTAAAGCCAAAGCATTGCTAAACTCCTATACTATTATAGAATGAAACTAAATTTCAAAAAACTTGGAAGCGGAAAGCCACTAATTATACTTCATGGGCTTTTTGGCTCTTTGGATAACTGGCAAACCATTGGAAAACAATTTGCCGAAAAATTTACAGTATATCTTGTTGACCAAAGAAATCACGGGCAATCGCCTCATAATGTTGCATGGGATTACCAGGTAATGGTTGATGATTTGGATGATTTGATACACGATGAAAATATCCAAAAGCCAATTTTAATCGGACATTCCATGGGAGGAAAAACTGCTATGCTTTATGCGAATCAAAAACCAGAAAAAATAGCAGGGTTGGTTGTGGTAGACATAGCTCCAAAACAATACGATCCACATCATGAACATATTTTAAAAGCACTCAATGCAGTTGATTTGGATAAAATAACAACCCGCAAGGAAGCAGAGGATATCCTTTCAGATTATATTAAGGATTCAGGAACAAAACAATTTTTATTGAAAAGCCTTTATTGGAATGATCTGGAAAACAAAAAACTTGACTGGAGGTTTAATCGTAAGGTGATAAGCGAAAACATAGCAACAGCAGGACTAGGAATTCAATTCCATAAGCCTTTAACTGGCTTTGCTGTGTTATTTATTGCTGGAGGAAAATCAGATTATATTACTGAAAAGGATCATGATTTCATAAAAAAGATGTTTCCTGAAGCGGAAATAAAAACGATAGAAAATGCAGGTCATTGGGTCCATGCAGAGGCTCCTGTTGATTTTTATTCTATTGTGTTTGAATTTATTGAGTCAAGGGTTAAGTAATTCTTTGTTACTGCTGTCGGGTTAGATTCCTCGCTACGCTACAACAGAGGACGAACCGATATTTTTTCGGTTTTGTCCTCTTTTAGCATCTGGCAAATTCTATGAAATAGAGTTAGTTGCAAGAAAAAAATCATTGACCTTTCTTGGTTAGATATTCACGTTTTTCAGGGAGGTATAAAATACCAGTAGGAAATAGCAGGTTTTGAATGCCTTTTTTTATACCATATTCTCCATTTTCCCAATATTTAGGCAAGTTTTCAAAAAGAAGAAGCGAATAAGGCAGCATAGCAAATAATACTCCCCCAAAAAAAAGGCACTCAAAAAGCGTCTTTTTTTTGCTATATCCCCCCCCTGTTTTTTAGGGTTTAAATAAACGGACGTTTATTTAATTTACCGTATTTATCAAATATCATATGTTAAAAACAGTTATCTTTAAAAAAATTATCAATTTCTTTTGGTCTTACATTTGCCGTTTTAAGGGTATTAATAAAATTATCAGAAGGAGGCTGTTCCTAAATGAAAGTCATCAATAAAATATCAAAAAAAAATAATATTGGTGCAGGTTTTTATACTGTGTCCGATATAAGTAACCTGCTTGGCATGCCTCAACCCAAAGTAAGAAGGTATTTAAAAGAGTATTGGGATAATCGTCTCGGCAGAAAACTTTTTAATGACACTTACACTTGGGAAAATTCAAAAAAGACAAAGGCTGTAAATTTTTATGTGCTAATAGAACTCTTTACATGCTTTCAATTGCAGGAACTTGGTGTTTCTATACAGAAAATTGTAAAAGCACGTGAAGCAATAGCAACCGAGTTGAATACACAATATCCTTTTGCATCAGCTGGTGTTTTAACCAACGGGAAACGTATTTGGTATGAAGTTAACGACAGTGTTATAAATGCTGACGGCAGCCGACAATCAAATCTGATTGGGATTATTAAAGAATTTGCAAGTAAAATTGAGTTTAATGACCAAAATTTAGCTGAAAGATTTTATCCTGCGGGCAAAAAGAATAGTGTAATTGTTGACCCCCATCACCAATTTGGACTTCCTGTTATTAAAGGAACTAATATTAATACCGAAATAATTCTTTCTTTGCTTGAAAGCGGGGAAAAGATAGAAAGCATTAAAGTTCTTTATGACCTTTCAAATAAGGAAGTGAAGGATGTTATTGAATTTTACCATTTAGCAGGGTGATAACTATTTATCTTGATGAGAACCTTTCTCATTTTGTGGCTCATGCTCTTAATTCTCTGAACAAAGGTTACTTTAAAGATATACAGGTTCTTTCAACTATTGAAAAATTCGGCAGAGGGGTAAAGGATGAGGATTTAATTCCTGAAATAGGTAAGGAAGGAGGTGTTTTAATAACCCGTGATATTCGCATTCAAAGAACCCATTTACAATGGGAACTTTGTCACGAGTATAAACTGGGAATGTTTTTTTTAACCTTGCCTAAAGGACATACCAGACATTGGGATTTGGTAAAAGCATTAGTTAACCAATGGGAAGAAATAGCTGAAATTGCCAAAAATAAACGTATTCCTTTTGGTTACAGAGTGCATCTTAAAAAAGTAGAAATTTTAAAATAAAAAAGGGTAATTATTTTAAAATAGTAATTGGCTTCCCGCTCGGAAAGACAGGTATTCCAAGGATTTTAGTTAGGTATTGAGTAAGGTGGCGGCTTTGCCGCCACCTTACTCAATACCTAAACATATGTTCCTCACCTTCAATGTTCTTCCGAATGAAACGAAGCATAGTGAGAATCCTTTATTTTTCAC is a window encoding:
- a CDS encoding CBS domain-containing protein; translation: MLAKNLITHDIPPLKTSDTGLKALTWMEEFKVSHMPIVNNVDFLGMISDADILDMNAPEEAIGTHNLSLSRPFVYENEHIYEVIKLIYKLNLTLLPVLDKDNRFLGTISMNQLIKSFAEMSAIKDPGGIVVLEMNPNDFTLSEIARIVEGNDGKILSSYITSSVDSNKLEVTLKINRTDLSAILQTFIRYNYTIQASFHQSEFIDEMKDRYDSFMNYLNV
- a CDS encoding pyridoxine 5'-phosphate synthase; the protein is MTKLSVNINKIATLRNSRGGNYPNVLKVAVDCEQFGAQGITVHPRPDERHIRYQDVLDLKPLVKTEFNVEGYPSKDFMDLVLKVKPVQVTLVPDPPEALTSNAGWNTVKHKDFLKEIISELKNKGIRTSIFIDTDLSNINNASLTGTDRIELYTEAYAKDFANDPSKAISPYIIAARNAIEDGLGINAGHDLNLKNLNYFASNIPGLLEVSIGHALICDSLYLGLENTIQLYLRQLIVKS
- a CDS encoding alpha/beta fold hydrolase, whose product is MKLNFKKLGSGKPLIILHGLFGSLDNWQTIGKQFAEKFTVYLVDQRNHGQSPHNVAWDYQVMVDDLDDLIHDENIQKPILIGHSMGGKTAMLYANQKPEKIAGLVVVDIAPKQYDPHHEHILKALNAVDLDKITTRKEAEDILSDYIKDSGTKQFLLKSLYWNDLENKKLDWRFNRKVISENIATAGLGIQFHKPLTGFAVLFIAGGKSDYITEKDHDFIKKMFPEAEIKTIENAGHWVHAEAPVDFYSIVFEFIESRVK
- a CDS encoding DUF433 domain-containing protein, producing MKVINKISKKNNIGAGFYTVSDISNLLGMPQPKVRRYLKEYWDNRLGRKLFNDTYTWENSKKTKAVNFYVLIELFTCFQLQELGVSIQKIVKAREAIATELNTQYPFASAGVLTNGKRIWYEVNDSVINADGSRQSNLIGIIKEFASKIEFNDQNLAERFYPAGKKNSVIVDPHHQFGLPVIKGTNINTEIILSLLESGEKIESIKVLYDLSNKEVKDVIEFYHLAG